In Modestobacter versicolor, a single genomic region encodes these proteins:
- the selB gene encoding selenocysteine-specific translation elongation factor, giving the protein MIATAGHVDHGKSTLVRALTGMEPDRWEEERRRGLTIDLGFAWTTLPSGRRLAVVDVPGHERFVGNMLAGVGSVPAALVVVAADDGWSAQTAEHVAVLDALGVRHGLLAVTKSDLADPAPVLADALDRLAGTSLGRLPAVAVSARSGDGLPELSGVLEQVLAGLPAPDPAAPVRLWVDRAFTIRGAGTVVTGTLAAGTVTSGDRLDLGGRPVTVRGLQSLGAAVESATATARVALNLRGVAVEEISRGDALLTPDAFRRTADLDVSLVAAVEDRLPAELVVHIGSATVAARVRPLDGTALRLRLAAELPLRVGDRLLLRDPGARRVFGADVRDVDPPELRRRGAARSRAAELAEQPLGEAGARADLVRRRFVRRADFVAMGWPVPAEATAVGRWLIAPGLADELAARVPRVVARYRQLRPLEPGPPIAVLRSALELPDVELVPALVREPLALRDGRVVAGAAALPPEVQQAVDGVRARLAGAPFAAPEAGDLTAAGLGPRELAAAVRDEQLVRISEGIYLAPGIAEVARARLAALPQPFTLSDARQAWQTTRRVAVPLAEWLDARGITVRQPDNTRRLR; this is encoded by the coding sequence GTGATCGCCACTGCCGGCCACGTCGACCACGGCAAGTCGACGCTGGTGCGGGCGCTCACCGGCATGGAGCCGGACCGGTGGGAGGAGGAGCGGCGGCGCGGCCTGACCATCGACCTCGGGTTCGCCTGGACCACGCTGCCCTCGGGCCGCCGGCTCGCCGTGGTCGACGTGCCCGGCCACGAGCGGTTCGTCGGCAACATGCTCGCCGGCGTCGGCTCGGTCCCGGCCGCGCTCGTCGTCGTCGCGGCGGACGACGGGTGGTCGGCGCAGACCGCCGAGCACGTCGCCGTGCTGGACGCGCTGGGCGTGCGGCACGGGTTGCTCGCGGTCACCAAGTCCGACCTGGCCGATCCCGCCCCGGTGCTCGCCGACGCGCTGGACCGGTTGGCGGGGACGTCGCTGGGTCGGCTGCCGGCGGTGGCGGTCAGCGCTCGGTCCGGCGACGGGCTGCCGGAGCTGTCCGGTGTGCTGGAGCAGGTGCTCGCCGGGTTGCCGGCGCCCGACCCGGCCGCACCGGTGCGGCTGTGGGTGGACCGGGCGTTCACGATCCGCGGTGCGGGCACGGTGGTCACCGGCACGCTGGCCGCCGGGACGGTGACCAGCGGCGACCGGCTCGACCTGGGCGGCCGGCCGGTGACCGTGCGCGGGCTGCAGTCGCTGGGTGCCGCGGTGGAGTCGGCGACGGCCACGGCCCGGGTCGCGCTGAACCTGCGCGGTGTGGCGGTCGAGGAGATCTCCCGCGGCGACGCGCTGCTCACCCCCGACGCGTTCCGGCGCACCGCGGACCTCGACGTCTCGCTGGTCGCGGCTGTCGAGGACCGGCTGCCCGCGGAGCTGGTGGTGCACATCGGCTCGGCGACGGTCGCGGCCCGGGTGCGGCCGCTGGACGGGACGGCGCTGCGGCTCCGGCTGGCCGCAGAGCTGCCGCTGCGGGTGGGCGACCGGCTGCTGCTGCGCGACCCGGGGGCGCGGCGGGTGTTCGGCGCCGACGTGCGCGACGTCGACCCTCCGGAGCTGCGCCGGCGGGGCGCTGCCCGCAGCCGCGCGGCGGAGCTGGCGGAGCAGCCGCTGGGTGAGGCCGGCGCGCGGGCGGACCTGGTGCGCCGGCGGTTCGTGCGGCGCGCGGACTTCGTGGCGATGGGGTGGCCGGTGCCGGCGGAGGCGACCGCCGTCGGGCGGTGGCTGATCGCCCCCGGGCTGGCCGACGAGCTGGCAGCGCGGGTGCCGCGGGTGGTGGCCCGGTACCGCCAGCTGCGGCCGCTGGAGCCGGGGCCGCCGATCGCGGTGCTGCGCTCGGCGCTCGAGTTGCCTGACGTGGAGCTGGTGCCCGCCCTGGTGCGGGAGCCGCTGGCGCTGCGCGACGGGCGGGTCGTGGCCGGTGCGGCGGCGCTCCCGCCGGAGGTGCAGCAGGCCGTGGACGGGGTCCGGGCCCGGCTGGCCGGGGCGCCGTTCGCCGCGCCCGAGGCCGGTGACCTGACCGCGGCGGGACTGGGGCCACGGGAGCTCGCGGCGGCGGTGCGCGACGAGCAGCTGGTGCGGATCTCCGAGGGGATCTACCTCGCGCCGGGGATCGCCGAGGTGGCGCGGGCCCGGCTCGCGGCGCTGCCGCAGCCGTTCACCCTCAGCGACGCCCGCCAGGCGTGGCAGACCACCCGTCGGGTCGCGGTGCCGTTGGCCGAGTGGCTGGACGCCCGCGGCATCACCGTGCGCCAGCCGGACAACACCCGCCGGCTCCGCTGA
- a CDS encoding carbohydrate ABC transporter permease, with the protein MPARTDSVVVPPPVPPRPPVVVPDPEPVADGAPRRTRRRVPAFRLGPYALLVPAAVVVLLGLGYPLVRQFVLSFQEYGLAQQFGRPAEWVGLDNYVTLLSDPYVWGVIARSVAFCLVNAAVTMAVGVALAVLMTKVSRGPRITLQVGLLLAWGTPVLATMTVWQWLFDSQYGVVNWLLAEPLGFSGMSQHSWLIEPLSFYFVATVIVVWMSVPFVVFSVYAGLLQVPAECVEAAQLDGATGWQRFRFLAVPLIKPVLFVVGLLQVIWDLRVFTQIYVLQRAGAPTRETHLLGTYIYSLSKEFSMAGAMATIMLLITLVLTGSYIRRTLREEEL; encoded by the coding sequence ATGCCCGCTCGCACCGACTCGGTCGTCGTCCCACCGCCCGTCCCACCCCGCCCGCCGGTGGTGGTGCCCGACCCGGAGCCGGTCGCCGACGGCGCCCCGCGCCGGACCCGCCGCCGGGTGCCGGCCTTCCGGCTCGGCCCCTACGCCCTGCTCGTCCCCGCCGCCGTGGTCGTCCTGCTCGGGCTGGGCTACCCGCTGGTGCGGCAGTTCGTCCTCTCCTTCCAGGAGTACGGCCTAGCCCAGCAGTTCGGCCGCCCCGCCGAGTGGGTGGGGCTGGACAACTACGTCACGCTGCTGTCGGACCCCTACGTGTGGGGGGTCATCGCCCGCTCCGTCGCCTTCTGCCTGGTCAACGCGGCCGTGACGATGGCGGTCGGGGTGGCCCTGGCCGTGCTGATGACCAAGGTGTCGCGCGGCCCGCGGATCACCCTGCAGGTGGGCCTGCTGCTGGCCTGGGGCACCCCGGTGCTGGCCACCATGACCGTCTGGCAGTGGCTGTTCGACTCCCAGTACGGGGTGGTCAACTGGCTGCTCGCCGAGCCGCTGGGTTTCAGCGGCATGAGCCAGCACTCCTGGCTGATCGAGCCGCTGTCGTTCTACTTCGTGGCCACGGTGATCGTGGTCTGGATGAGCGTGCCGTTCGTCGTCTTCTCGGTCTACGCCGGCCTGCTGCAGGTGCCCGCGGAGTGCGTCGAGGCCGCGCAGCTGGACGGCGCGACCGGCTGGCAGCGCTTCCGGTTCCTGGCGGTGCCGCTGATCAAGCCGGTGCTCTTCGTGGTGGGCCTGCTCCAGGTCATCTGGGACCTGCGGGTGTTCACCCAGATCTACGTCCTGCAGCGCGCCGGTGCCCCGACCCGGGAGACGCACCTGCTCGGCACCTACATCTACTCGCTGTCGAAGGAGTTCTCCATGGCCGGCGCCATGGCCACGATCATGCTGCTGATCACCCTGGTCCTCACCGGCTCCTACATCCGCCGCACGCTGCGCGAGGAGGAGCTGTGA
- a CDS encoding ROK family protein, translating to MTAPATADPVAGRCSVGLDIGGTKVLGVLLDAGGVVRGSVRVPTRWGTEGVVGAAAEVVDRLCAAAGLSPADLAGVGAGVPGLVDPVTGEVSHAVNLGIHDRGVALAPLLAAQVRGVPVVVENDLNVAAVGAARVLGLRGDLAFLGLGTGVAAGLLLGGQLRRGHRGGAGEIGHVPYDPAGPVCPCGQRGCLELYASGSAIDAAWPSRSGRPAAAELFAAAAGGDPVAQGLQDTFAAAVAAAVRLVVLTCDVEHVVLGGGVAEVGEPLLAAVVRQLGEQATGSPFLRSLRIADRVQVVPRDVPVAPIGAALRARDVARAPQVAAVP from the coding sequence GTGACCGCCCCCGCGACCGCCGACCCCGTCGCCGGGCGTTGCTCGGTCGGCCTGGACATCGGCGGCACCAAGGTGCTCGGCGTCCTGCTGGACGCCGGCGGGGTGGTGCGCGGCAGCGTCCGGGTGCCCACCCGCTGGGGCACCGAGGGGGTGGTCGGTGCGGCCGCGGAGGTGGTCGACCGGCTCTGCGCCGCCGCGGGGCTGTCCCCGGCCGACCTCGCCGGCGTCGGCGCCGGGGTGCCCGGTCTGGTCGACCCGGTCACCGGGGAGGTCTCGCACGCGGTGAACCTCGGCATCCACGACCGCGGGGTCGCGCTGGCGCCGCTGCTCGCCGCCCAGGTGCGCGGGGTGCCGGTGGTGGTGGAGAACGACCTGAACGTCGCCGCCGTCGGTGCTGCCCGGGTCCTCGGGCTCCGCGGTGACCTGGCCTTCCTCGGGCTGGGCACCGGGGTGGCCGCCGGGCTGCTGCTCGGCGGGCAGCTGCGGCGCGGCCACCGGGGCGGGGCGGGGGAGATCGGGCACGTGCCCTACGACCCGGCCGGTCCGGTCTGCCCGTGCGGTCAGCGGGGCTGCCTGGAGCTCTACGCCTCCGGGTCGGCGATCGACGCAGCGTGGCCCAGCCGGTCCGGCCGGCCGGCGGCGGCCGAGCTCTTCGCCGCCGCGGCGGGCGGTGACCCGGTGGCCCAGGGCCTCCAGGACACCTTCGCCGCCGCCGTGGCCGCCGCCGTCCGGCTGGTGGTGCTCACCTGCGACGTCGAGCACGTCGTGCTCGGCGGTGGGGTCGCCGAGGTCGGGGAGCCGCTGCTGGCGGCCGTCGTGCGGCAGCTGGGGGAGCAGGCGACCGGGTCGCCGTTCCTGCGCAGCCTGCGCATCGCCGACCGGGTGCAGGTGGTGCCCCGCGACGTGCCGGTCGCGCCGATCGGGGCCGCCCTGCGCGCCCGGGACGTCGCCCGGGCGCCGCAGGTGGCCGCGGTCCCGTGA
- a CDS encoding glycoside hydrolase family 3 protein, translated as MSPSDELVNACLMPGFLGDRVPGWVTDALGAGLAGVCLYGHNLGAGAEPAADRVRSLTDALQAARPDALVAVDEEGGDVTRLEYLTGSSYPGNLALGVVDDVALTERVAAAIGADLRRAGVNVDLAPSVDVNSDPRNPVIGVRSFGADAAAVGRHGVAAVQGLQAAGVAATAKHFPGHGATTVDSHLGLPVIDADEETFRRRDLPPFAAAVGAGVDLVMTSHVVFTALDDAPATLSRRLLVDLLRDELGFTGVVVTDALDMAGVRAAHGIAGAAVRSLAAGADLLLLGAEDGEEHCADVRRAVEQALRDGQLTEDRLAEAAGRVTALRARLAAAGSAPATADRDAGQVAARAALRPRHAQPLSGPALVVELRAGANMAVGHAKWSLAEPLDARGLLAGLVTVGADGPAPEAALAEASGTPVVLVVRDAYRSAWQRDWLQRAVAARPDATVVALGMPDDLDLVSGPALATHGAARVLTEAAADLLAGR; from the coding sequence ATGTCGCCCTCGGACGAACTCGTCAACGCCTGCCTCATGCCCGGCTTCCTCGGCGACCGGGTGCCCGGCTGGGTGACCGACGCGCTGGGCGCGGGCCTGGCCGGGGTGTGCCTCTACGGGCACAACCTGGGCGCCGGGGCCGAGCCTGCGGCCGACCGGGTGCGGTCGCTCACCGACGCGCTGCAGGCGGCCCGGCCCGACGCCCTGGTGGCCGTGGACGAGGAGGGCGGCGACGTCACCCGGCTCGAGTACCTGACCGGCAGCAGCTACCCGGGCAACCTCGCGCTCGGCGTCGTCGACGACGTGGCGCTCACCGAGCGGGTGGCCGCCGCGATCGGCGCCGACCTGCGCCGGGCCGGGGTGAACGTCGACCTCGCCCCGTCGGTCGACGTCAACAGCGACCCCCGCAACCCGGTGATCGGCGTGCGCTCCTTCGGTGCCGACGCGGCCGCCGTCGGCCGGCACGGGGTGGCCGCCGTGCAGGGCCTGCAGGCCGCCGGGGTCGCCGCCACCGCCAAGCACTTCCCCGGGCACGGCGCCACCACGGTCGACTCGCACCTGGGCCTGCCGGTCATCGACGCCGACGAGGAGACCTTCCGCCGCCGCGACCTGCCGCCGTTCGCCGCGGCCGTGGGGGCCGGGGTCGACCTGGTGATGACCTCGCACGTGGTCTTCACCGCCCTGGACGACGCCCCGGCCACGCTGAGCCGCCGGCTGCTGGTCGACCTGCTCCGCGACGAGCTCGGGTTCACCGGCGTCGTGGTCACCGACGCGCTCGACATGGCCGGCGTCCGGGCCGCCCACGGCATCGCCGGCGCCGCGGTCCGCTCCCTGGCCGCCGGCGCCGACCTGCTGCTGCTGGGCGCCGAGGACGGCGAGGAGCACTGCGCCGACGTCCGCCGGGCGGTCGAGCAGGCGCTGCGCGACGGGCAGCTCACCGAGGACCGGCTGGCCGAGGCAGCCGGCCGGGTGACCGCACTGCGCGCCCGGCTGGCCGCGGCGGGGTCCGCCCCGGCCACCGCCGACCGCGATGCCGGGCAGGTCGCTGCCCGGGCGGCGCTCCGGCCGCGTCACGCCCAGCCCCTGTCCGGGCCGGCACTCGTGGTGGAGCTGCGGGCCGGCGCCAACATGGCGGTCGGGCACGCCAAGTGGAGCCTCGCCGAGCCGCTGGACGCGCGGGGCCTGCTGGCCGGGCTGGTCACCGTCGGCGCGGACGGGCCCGCGCCGGAGGCGGCGCTCGCCGAGGCGTCCGGCACCCCCGTGGTGCTCGTCGTCCGGGACGCGTACCGCAGCGCCTGGCAGCGCGACTGGCTGCAGCGCGCGGTCGCCGCACGGCCGGACGCGACCGTCGTGGCGCTGGGCATGCCCGACGACCTCGACCTGGTCAGCGGCCCGGCGCTGGCCACCCACGGCGCCGCCCGGGTGCTCACCGAGGCCGCGGCCGACCTGCTGGCCGGCCGCTGA
- the selA gene encoding L-seryl-tRNA(Sec) selenium transferase: MTGDPRRSVPRTDAVLAEPPVAAAAARLGRELVKSAVQAAQQRVRDGDLPPGDVVAAVLGALPGTASSLRPVLNATGVLVHTNLGRAPLSPAAVDAVAAASGTTDVELDLRTGRRGPRGEGALSALLDAVPAAEAALVVNNCAAALALVATALGGELVIARGELVEIGDGFRIPDLLVSTGARLREVGTTNRVSLADYTDALGPGTGAVLKVHPSNFVVRGFTRAVEVDELAPALAGTGVPLVADVGSGLLRPHPLLPGEPDLQTTLAAGADLALCSGDKLLGGPQAGIVLGRAELVQRLRRHPLYRALRVDKTTLAALEATLRGPVPPVRQMLDADLGGLRSRATAVAEALRVAGVRAAVVGSTARVGGGGAPEFPLPSVAVALDVRFAEPLRLGPVPVVGYVDEDRTLLDLRSLAPDDDRALTAAVLEVARRWT; the protein is encoded by the coding sequence ATGACCGGAGACCCCCGCCGCTCGGTTCCCCGCACCGACGCCGTGCTGGCCGAGCCGCCGGTGGCGGCCGCGGCCGCGCGGCTGGGCCGGGAGCTGGTGAAGAGCGCGGTGCAGGCCGCCCAGCAGCGGGTCCGGGACGGCGACCTGCCCCCGGGCGACGTCGTGGCCGCGGTGCTCGGCGCGCTGCCCGGCACCGCGAGCAGCCTGCGCCCGGTGCTGAACGCGACCGGCGTGCTGGTGCACACCAACCTCGGCCGGGCGCCGCTGTCACCGGCCGCCGTGGACGCCGTCGCCGCGGCCAGCGGCACCACCGACGTCGAGCTCGACCTGCGCACCGGCCGGCGCGGCCCGCGCGGGGAGGGTGCGCTGTCGGCGCTGCTGGACGCCGTCCCCGCTGCCGAGGCCGCGCTGGTGGTGAACAACTGCGCCGCCGCCCTGGCCCTGGTCGCGACGGCGCTGGGCGGTGAGCTGGTCATCGCCCGCGGCGAGCTGGTCGAGATCGGCGACGGCTTCCGGATCCCGGACCTGCTGGTCAGCACCGGCGCCCGGCTGCGCGAGGTCGGCACGACGAACCGGGTCTCGCTCGCCGACTACACCGACGCGCTCGGCCCGGGCACCGGCGCGGTGCTCAAGGTGCACCCGTCGAACTTCGTCGTCCGCGGCTTCACCCGGGCCGTCGAGGTCGACGAGCTGGCCCCCGCGCTGGCCGGCACCGGTGTGCCGCTGGTCGCCGACGTCGGCAGCGGGCTGCTGCGCCCGCACCCGCTGCTGCCCGGTGAGCCCGACCTGCAGACCACCCTGGCGGCCGGCGCCGACCTGGCGCTGTGCAGCGGCGACAAGCTGCTCGGCGGACCGCAGGCCGGCATCGTGCTCGGCCGGGCCGAGCTGGTCCAGCGGCTGCGCCGGCACCCGCTGTACCGGGCGCTGCGGGTGGACAAGACGACGCTGGCCGCGCTGGAGGCCACGCTGCGCGGGCCGGTGCCGCCGGTGCGGCAGATGCTCGACGCCGACCTGGGCGGGCTGCGGTCCCGGGCGACGGCGGTGGCGGAGGCGTTGCGGGTCGCCGGGGTGCGGGCCGCCGTCGTCGGCTCGACCGCCCGGGTGGGCGGGGGAGGGGCGCCGGAGTTCCCGCTGCCCAGCGTGGCCGTGGCGCTGGACGTCCGGTTCGCCGAGCCGCTGCGGCTGGGGCCCGTTCCGGTCGTCGGCTACGTCGACGAGGACCGGACGTTGCTCGACCTGCGCAGCCTCGCCCCGGACGACGACCGGGCGCTGACCGCCGCGGTGCTGGAGGTGGCTCGTCGGTGGACGTGA
- a CDS encoding extracellular solute-binding protein: protein MTRVRTSALAAVAVSMLTLAACGGGGEDAEADSGGGTELTMWVNGADTPQELRDYLIATFEDQHPGDTLVIEEQDWTGLVSRLQTSLASEDQTPDLVEVGNTQSPTFTYAGAFSDISDMYDDLGGDDLLQGFVEAGRVDDALYAVPYYSGARAVFYRKDLFQAAGVQVPTTMAEFADAAVALQAAKPAGAASFSGFWFPGQDWYNGIAWLYTNGGDLAEKQGDEWVGTLSSPESQKGLAEVQRLFTTATSAPKDADSADPWVPFNNGEAAMFSAPTWARWSIDLPECNKGVAPDDESEAAKALLAEQQACNEEKTGVFPLPGLSAGTPATVFAGGSNIAIPAKSPNQELARDLLEIVFSEEYQTMLGENGLIPGNTQYADSLGDDPYAQAARDAAIDAKLTPPAEKWADVESARILEDFFQQIAGGADPAEAAAEADQLIADALN from the coding sequence ATGACGAGGGTACGCACGAGCGCCCTGGCCGCCGTGGCCGTCAGCATGCTCACCCTGGCCGCCTGCGGGGGCGGCGGAGAGGACGCCGAGGCCGACAGCGGGGGTGGCACCGAGCTCACCATGTGGGTCAACGGCGCCGACACCCCGCAGGAGCTGCGGGACTACCTGATCGCCACCTTCGAGGACCAGCACCCCGGCGACACGCTGGTGATCGAGGAGCAGGACTGGACCGGCCTGGTCTCCCGCCTGCAGACCTCGCTGGCCTCGGAGGACCAGACGCCGGACCTGGTGGAGGTGGGCAACACCCAGAGCCCGACCTTCACCTACGCCGGCGCCTTCAGCGACATCAGCGACATGTACGACGACCTGGGCGGCGACGACCTGCTGCAGGGCTTCGTCGAGGCCGGCCGGGTCGACGACGCCCTCTACGCGGTGCCCTACTACTCCGGTGCCCGGGCGGTCTTCTACCGCAAGGACCTGTTCCAGGCCGCCGGCGTGCAGGTGCCGACGACGATGGCCGAGTTCGCCGACGCGGCGGTCGCCCTGCAGGCGGCCAAGCCCGCCGGGGCGGCCAGCTTCTCCGGGTTCTGGTTCCCCGGCCAGGACTGGTACAACGGCATCGCCTGGCTCTACACCAACGGCGGCGACCTGGCCGAGAAGCAGGGCGACGAGTGGGTCGGCACGCTGTCCAGCCCCGAGTCGCAGAAGGGGCTCGCCGAGGTCCAGCGGCTGTTCACCACCGCGACCAGCGCACCCAAGGACGCCGACTCGGCCGACCCGTGGGTCCCGTTCAACAACGGTGAGGCGGCGATGTTCTCCGCCCCGACGTGGGCCCGCTGGAGCATCGACCTGCCCGAGTGCAACAAGGGCGTCGCACCCGACGACGAGTCGGAGGCTGCGAAGGCCCTGCTGGCCGAGCAGCAGGCCTGCAACGAGGAGAAGACCGGGGTCTTCCCGCTCCCGGGCCTGTCCGCCGGCACCCCGGCGACGGTCTTCGCCGGTGGCTCGAACATCGCCATCCCGGCGAAGTCGCCGAACCAGGAGCTGGCCCGCGACCTGCTGGAGATCGTCTTCAGCGAGGAGTACCAGACGATGCTGGGCGAGAACGGGCTGATCCCCGGGAACACCCAGTACGCCGACTCCCTCGGTGACGACCCGTACGCCCAGGCGGCCCGGGACGCCGCGATCGACGCCAAGCTCACCCCGCCGGCGGAGAAGTGGGCCGACGTGGAGAGCGCCCGGATCCTGGAGGACTTCTTCCAGCAGATCGCCGGGGGTGCCGACCCTGCCGAGGCGGCGGCCGAGGCGGACCAGCTCATCGCCGACGCGCTCAACTGA
- a CDS encoding carbohydrate ABC transporter permease produces the protein MTALRPAPARRRPPARTRLGRRLLGALAVVVALVWVFPIYWMISSAFLPTNRLRTAEPTFFPFDGTLANFRRVFSDSSFYASMKVSLAVVGVTLVVAVLCAFVAALALSRFRFRGRRSFIVTILVVQMIPAEGLFISQYQMLDNWGLVNSFLGLSIVYTAAVLPFTIWMLRGFVSGVPVELEEAAMVDGLSRTQAFFRITFPLLAPGLVASGVYGFLQAWNEYTLALVVMTDPDQRTLPLWLQGLVEANRATDWGLVMAGAALIAVPVIVFFLFVQRRLSAGLVAGAVKG, from the coding sequence GTGACCGCCCTCCGGCCGGCCCCGGCGCGCCGCCGCCCCCCGGCCCGCACCCGGCTGGGCCGCCGGCTGCTCGGCGCGCTGGCGGTGGTGGTCGCCCTCGTCTGGGTCTTCCCGATCTACTGGATGATCAGCAGCGCCTTCCTGCCGACCAACCGGCTGCGGACGGCCGAGCCCACCTTCTTCCCCTTCGACGGCACGCTCGCCAACTTCCGGCGGGTGTTCAGCGACTCGAGCTTCTACGCCTCGATGAAGGTCTCCCTCGCCGTCGTCGGCGTCACGCTCGTCGTCGCGGTGCTGTGCGCGTTCGTGGCCGCACTCGCGCTCAGCCGATTCCGTTTCCGCGGGCGGCGGTCGTTCATCGTGACCATTCTCGTGGTGCAGATGATCCCGGCGGAAGGGCTCTTCATCTCGCAGTACCAGATGCTCGACAACTGGGGTCTGGTCAATTCCTTCCTCGGCTTGAGCATCGTGTACACGGCGGCCGTGCTGCCGTTCACGATCTGGATGCTGCGCGGTTTCGTGAGCGGCGTCCCGGTCGAGCTGGAGGAGGCGGCGATGGTGGACGGGTTGTCCCGCACCCAGGCGTTCTTCCGGATCACCTTCCCGCTGCTGGCCCCCGGGCTGGTCGCCTCCGGTGTCTACGGCTTCCTGCAGGCGTGGAACGAGTACACCCTCGCCCTGGTCGTCATGACCGACCCCGACCAGCGCACCCTGCCGCTCTGGCTGCAGGGGCTGGTGGAGGCCAACCGGGCCACCGACTGGGGCCTGGTCATGGCCGGCGCCGCGCTGATCGCCGTCCCGGTCATCGTCTTCTTCCTCTTCGTCCAGCGCCGGCTGTCCGCCGGGCTGGTCGCCGGCGCGGTGAAGGGGTGA
- a CDS encoding ABC transporter ATP-binding protein, translating to MATVTYERATCTYAGADRLAVDSLDLEVADGEFLVLVGPSGCGKSTSLRMLAGLEDVDAGRILIGGRDVTDLAPKDRDIAMVFQNYALYPHMTVGENMGFALKIAGVAKPEIASRVLEAAKVLDLEPYLDRKPKALSGGQRQRVAMGRAIVRSPQVFLMDEPLSNLDAKLRVQTRTQIAQLQRRLQVTTVYVTHDQVEAMTMGDRVAVLKDGHLMQVGTPRELYDRPANAFVAGFIGSPAMNLFQLPVVDGGVRFGDAVVPVERAVLGQVDAAEVVLGVRPEDLDLAAPGAAGLDLVVDVVEELGADAYVYGRTSQGGQEFPVTVRVDGRRPPAGGQTVRVAPRTGHLHLFSTDDGHRLGA from the coding sequence ATGGCGACCGTCACCTACGAGCGCGCGACGTGCACCTACGCCGGCGCCGACCGCCTGGCGGTCGACTCGCTGGACCTGGAGGTCGCCGACGGCGAGTTCCTGGTCCTCGTCGGCCCGTCGGGGTGCGGCAAGTCGACGTCGCTGCGGATGCTGGCCGGCCTGGAGGACGTCGACGCCGGCCGGATCCTCATCGGCGGCCGCGACGTCACCGACCTGGCCCCCAAGGACCGGGACATCGCGATGGTGTTCCAGAACTACGCGCTGTACCCGCACATGACGGTGGGGGAGAACATGGGCTTCGCGCTGAAGATCGCCGGCGTGGCCAAGCCGGAGATCGCCTCCCGGGTGCTGGAGGCCGCCAAGGTGCTGGACCTGGAGCCCTACCTGGACCGCAAGCCGAAGGCGCTGTCCGGTGGGCAGCGGCAGCGGGTGGCGATGGGCCGGGCGATCGTGCGCAGCCCGCAGGTGTTCCTGATGGACGAGCCGCTGTCCAACCTGGACGCCAAGCTGCGGGTGCAGACCCGCACCCAGATCGCCCAGCTGCAGCGCCGCCTGCAGGTGACCACCGTGTACGTCACCCACGACCAGGTCGAGGCGATGACCATGGGCGACCGGGTGGCCGTGCTCAAGGACGGCCACCTCATGCAGGTGGGCACCCCGCGGGAGCTCTACGACCGCCCGGCCAACGCGTTCGTGGCCGGCTTCATCGGCTCCCCGGCGATGAACCTGTTCCAGCTGCCGGTCGTCGACGGCGGGGTGCGGTTCGGCGACGCGGTGGTGCCGGTGGAGCGTGCCGTGCTCGGCCAGGTGGACGCGGCGGAGGTCGTGCTCGGTGTCCGCCCGGAGGACCTCGACCTCGCCGCGCCGGGCGCCGCCGGGCTGGACCTGGTGGTCGACGTCGTGGAGGAGCTCGGCGCGGACGCCTACGTGTACGGCCGCACCAGCCAGGGTGGCCAGGAGTTCCCGGTGACCGTCCGGGTCGACGGCCGCCGTCCCCCGGCCGGTGGGCAGACGGTCCGGGTGGCGCCGCGCACCGGTCACCTGCACCTGTTCAGCACCGACGACGGGCACCGGCTGGGCGCCTGA